From one Candidatus Zymogenus saltonus genomic stretch:
- a CDS encoding tetratricopeptide repeat protein, with amino-acid sequence MKRLSAVIILLFVLLGSISAHAQSAEEWIRQGKNYLKDPDSYYCDKSNYEEAFKCFNNAVIADPNLADAYYWRGKVLVCIAVRNKSNSNPGWREYILMATADFDNAIMIEPDYAEAFCFRGSGYHVLENHAKAFADLERACELGCDWACSIVK; translated from the coding sequence ATGAAGAGATTATCCGCTGTTATCATTTTATTATTTGTATTGTTAGGATCTATTTCCGCCCACGCACAGTCGGCGGAGGAGTGGATAAGGCAGGGAAAAAACTATTTAAAAGACCCAGACTCATACTACTGCGATAAATCAAATTACGAGGAAGCCTTTAAATGCTTTAATAACGCGGTTATTGCAGACCCCAATTTGGCGGATGCGTACTACTGGAGGGGAAAGGTTCTTGTTTGTATAGCAGTGAGAAATAAATCTAATTCTAATCCTGGATGGCGTGAATATATATTAATGGCTACAGCCGATTTTGATAATGCTATAATGATAGAGCCGGATTATGCGGAAGCTTTTTGCTTTAGAGGTTCTGGATATCACGTTTTAGAAAATCATGCAAAGGCATTTGCTGATTTGGAAAGGGCGTGTGAGTTGGGCTGTGATTGGGCATGCAGTATAGTAAAATAG